A single window of Tautonia marina DNA harbors:
- a CDS encoding DedA family protein, whose translation MAEDLIERFGYIGIILLLVLGGLGLPVPEEVPIIVAAILSKKGAMWAPMAFGSCVLGVLIGDFIVYGLGYVYGERVLGFRLTRKFLTRAREEQIKGYFTRHGLKILILGRFAVGFRTAAYLTAGILRHPPLKLLITDLFAVMLSTPLMFALGWLFAFQIEAGIREAQHYLAVILASALAIWIIVRYVRARKRGGKPVGPPVFEGSEVPLPPGDLSLPYPNALPSGDSGPRREARVEGIVLPPGHARPAAPEPTPPVRPVEPSPPVSDTLRDSDESRERSPAP comes from the coding sequence TTGGCCGAGGACTTGATCGAGCGGTTTGGCTACATCGGGATCATCTTGCTCCTGGTCCTGGGTGGATTGGGGCTTCCCGTCCCCGAGGAGGTGCCGATCATCGTGGCGGCGATCCTCTCGAAGAAGGGGGCAATGTGGGCTCCGATGGCCTTCGGCTCCTGCGTACTTGGGGTCTTGATCGGTGATTTCATCGTTTATGGGCTCGGCTACGTCTACGGAGAGCGGGTTCTGGGATTCCGACTGACCCGGAAGTTCCTGACGAGAGCCCGAGAGGAGCAGATCAAGGGGTATTTCACCCGGCACGGCTTGAAGATTCTGATCCTCGGCCGGTTCGCGGTCGGCTTTCGGACGGCGGCGTATCTGACGGCCGGAATTTTGCGTCATCCCCCGCTGAAGCTGCTCATTACCGACCTGTTCGCGGTGATGCTGAGTACCCCGTTGATGTTCGCGCTCGGCTGGTTGTTCGCGTTTCAGATCGAGGCCGGAATTCGGGAGGCTCAGCACTACCTGGCCGTGATCCTGGCCTCCGCCCTGGCGATCTGGATCATTGTCCGTTACGTCCGGGCTCGCAAGCGGGGCGGCAAGCCGGTTGGTCCCCCGGTGTTTGAAGGAAGCGAGGTTCCGTTGCCTCCGGGGGATCTGTCGCTGCCGTATCCCAACGCGTTGCCGTCGGGAGACTCGGGACCTCGAAGGGAAGCCCGAGTCGAGGGAATCGTGCTGCCTCCGGGGCATGCTCGGCCTGCCGCTCCTGAACCAACCCCGCCCGTTCGACCGGTCGAGCCTTCGCCTCCGGTCTCCGACACGCTCCGCGATTCT
- a CDS encoding 50S ribosomal protein L25: protein MAEAVTIQVEPRDPAKNKGTGSRVARKLRAQGRVPAIIYGHKKDPVPISLSKDDVALMLKRSIHLAQLAWDGTTELAVVRDVQWDYLGKDIIHLDFLRVGAGETVESEVAIELHGEPAGLALGGRLEQIVRSLKIKAKPNAIPKAITLEVGDLGLGQAILVRDLKPLLPEGVTTDADESVMLVHVVEKKAGSGGGAAAQEGEGEAEAGGEAPATE from the coding sequence ATGGCCGAAGCGGTTACCATCCAGGTCGAGCCGCGCGACCCGGCAAAAAACAAGGGCACCGGCAGCCGAGTCGCTCGGAAGCTGCGAGCCCAGGGTCGCGTACCGGCGATCATTTACGGACACAAAAAAGACCCGGTCCCCATCTCCCTCTCCAAAGACGATGTGGCCCTGATGCTCAAGCGGTCGATCCACCTGGCCCAGCTCGCCTGGGACGGGACGACCGAGCTGGCCGTTGTCCGGGATGTTCAGTGGGACTACCTGGGCAAAGACATCATTCACCTGGATTTTCTCCGGGTCGGCGCCGGCGAGACGGTCGAATCGGAAGTGGCGATCGAGCTGCACGGCGAGCCCGCCGGTCTGGCTCTGGGCGGCCGGCTGGAGCAGATCGTCCGCAGCCTGAAGATCAAGGCGAAGCCCAACGCCATTCCGAAGGCGATCACCCTGGAAGTCGGCGATCTTGGCCTCGGCCAGGCGATCCTCGTTCGCGACCTCAAGCCCTTGCTTCCCGAAGGCGTAACGACCGACGCGGATGAGAGCGTCATGCTGGTCCACGTCGTCGAGAAGAAGGCCGGATCGGGTGGCGGTGCTGCTGCTCAGGAAGGTGAGGGCGAGGCAGAGGCTGGCGGTGAGGCTCCGGCGACGGAGTGA
- the rpsF gene encoding 30S ribosomal protein S6, with product MPVNTYEGMFLLDSTKVASSWEESEQHVHDLLKKHEAEIVASRQWDDRRLAYQIGPHKKGSYLLTFFRVDGEKLKELVSDLHLDELVVRELILKVHPKLVDHLVTQAMSFTPTDESGPPEDDDRRDRRDRGDRGDRGERRGRDRDRD from the coding sequence GTGCCGGTCAATACGTACGAGGGTATGTTCCTACTCGACAGCACCAAGGTCGCCTCCTCCTGGGAGGAGTCGGAACAGCACGTTCACGACCTGCTGAAGAAGCACGAGGCCGAGATTGTCGCCAGCCGCCAGTGGGACGACCGTCGCCTCGCCTACCAGATCGGCCCCCACAAGAAGGGCAGCTATCTGCTGACCTTCTTCCGGGTCGATGGCGAGAAGCTCAAGGAACTCGTCTCCGACCTTCACCTCGATGAGCTGGTGGTCCGGGAACTGATCCTCAAGGTCCATCCGAAGCTGGTCGATCACCTGGTGACCCAGGCCATGTCCTTCACCCCGACCGACGAAAGCGGCCCGCCCGAGGACGACGATCGCCGCGATCGCCGCGACCGAGGTGATCGGGGTGACCGCGGTGAACGCCGGGGCCGCGACCGCGACCGCGACTGA
- the pth gene encoding aminoacyl-tRNA hydrolase, producing the protein MSDRKVVVGLGNPGPKYEGTRHNVGFDVLDRLAQGSPGAPVSRKFDGFLAEVEIDFRRVLLLKPQTFMNLSGRSVRQAVQFYKLDPATDLLVICDDISLPLGKLRIRPKGSDGGQKGLRDIIAQLGTQEFPRLRIGVGDPGPIDAADYVLGRWRNTERPVIEESLIEATQAVAVWVTQGLEAAMNRFNAVGG; encoded by the coding sequence ATGAGCGATCGGAAAGTCGTTGTCGGCCTGGGCAATCCCGGCCCCAAGTACGAAGGAACCCGTCATAACGTCGGCTTCGACGTGCTCGACCGGCTGGCCCAGGGAAGCCCCGGGGCCCCTGTTTCCCGGAAGTTCGACGGGTTTCTTGCCGAGGTCGAAATCGATTTCCGAAGGGTCTTGCTCCTGAAGCCCCAGACCTTCATGAACCTCAGCGGCCGGAGTGTCCGGCAGGCTGTCCAGTTTTACAAGCTCGATCCGGCGACCGACCTGCTGGTCATCTGCGACGACATCAGCCTTCCGCTGGGCAAGCTCCGCATCCGTCCGAAAGGCTCCGACGGGGGCCAGAAAGGGTTGCGGGACATTATCGCCCAGCTTGGCACCCAGGAGTTCCCCCGCCTCCGGATCGGTGTCGGTGATCCCGGCCCGATCGATGCCGCCGACTACGTCCTCGGCCGATGGCGAAACACCGAACGCCCCGTGATCGAGGAATCGCTGATCGAAGCCACCCAGGCCGTCGCCGTCTGGGTCACCCAGGGACTCGAAGCCGCCATGAACCGGTTCAACGCGGTCGGTGGCTGA
- the modA gene encoding molybdate ABC transporter substrate-binding protein: MNTERGVRAYLSWFLAFLVLLASGIAFGRLFFRFDQPHTADLPEIRVAAASDLYAAMPELVEAFEAEQGGQVRVVPVLGSSGQLARQIEQGAPYHVFLSANRDYVRRLSDSGAIMPDSVRPYARGPLVLAFAQSIEIAASGLDALTDPAIRSIALANPDHAPYGMAGRQALQHAGLWDELQPKIVFGQSIQNAAQFVRSGQAEAGLIARSLVPDPSLRWEPVPADLHDPIDQYLGIVADRERLDSAQAFCEFLVSEQGQAILRRFGFEPAGGTLLPEVESD, from the coding sequence GTGAATACAGAGCGCGGCGTGCGGGCGTATCTTTCCTGGTTTTTGGCCTTCCTCGTTCTGTTGGCAAGTGGGATTGCCTTCGGACGGCTGTTCTTCCGGTTCGACCAACCTCACACCGCCGACCTGCCCGAGATCCGGGTTGCGGCGGCCAGCGACCTGTACGCGGCAATGCCCGAGCTTGTCGAGGCGTTTGAAGCGGAGCAGGGGGGGCAGGTTCGAGTCGTTCCCGTGCTTGGCTCGTCGGGGCAACTGGCCCGGCAGATTGAACAGGGAGCGCCGTACCATGTCTTCCTCTCGGCCAATCGAGACTACGTGCGGAGGCTGTCCGATTCGGGAGCGATCATGCCCGACTCGGTTCGGCCGTATGCCCGAGGGCCCTTGGTGCTGGCCTTTGCCCAATCGATCGAGATTGCCGCATCGGGACTCGATGCCCTGACCGATCCGGCAATCCGGAGCATCGCGCTGGCCAATCCCGATCATGCGCCGTACGGCATGGCCGGTCGCCAGGCCTTGCAGCATGCCGGCCTCTGGGACGAGCTTCAACCGAAGATCGTGTTCGGTCAGTCGATTCAGAACGCCGCCCAGTTTGTTCGATCGGGACAGGCCGAGGCCGGCTTGATCGCGCGATCGCTGGTTCCCGATCCTTCGCTCCGTTGGGAGCCGGTGCCTGCCGACCTGCACGATCCGATTGACCAGTATCTCGGGATCGTCGCCGATCGTGAGCGGCTCGACTCAGCCCAGGCGTTCTGCGAGTTTCTGGTCAGTGAGCAAGGCCAGGCAATTCTCCGCCGCTTTGGCTTCGAGCCGGCCGGAGGCACGCTCTTGCCCGAAGTCGAGAGCGACTGA
- a CDS encoding DEAD/DEAH box helicase: protein MSGSSTTEGDPARLSLSFEEGTLVVEGLPEHDSRGLPGLQFDPRRRGIYRAPAIWYREIVQHLRDHGISYEDQARDYQGKTRWTIRVDKPAFPHQTEALEAWSASGMRGVVVLPTGTGKTHMANLAIHAAQRPTLVVTPTIDLMNQWFDELTLCFDVEVGLLGGGYYEIKPLTVTTYDSAYMNMDRIGNKFGLLVFDECHHLPGPTYGLASTCAIAPFRLGLTATPERADNAHEQLDRLIGPIIYRKEITQLRGQFLADYRVETQYVNLSEEEQYRYESCREVYRTFTRDHGIDFRRPDAWGQFLRLAFRSPEGRIAYQAYREQRELALAAPAKLQLLGRLLDHHHGDRIIIFTHDNATVYQIARRFLVPVITHQTKTKERREVLLRFNDGRFPIVATSRVLNEGVNVPEANVAIILSGTGSVREHVQRLGRILRKRGDKEAVLYEVITRGTVEEFTSSRRRKHSAYGGG, encoded by the coding sequence ATGAGTGGCTCATCGACGACCGAAGGCGATCCGGCCAGGCTGTCGCTGTCGTTCGAGGAAGGCACGCTCGTCGTCGAAGGCTTGCCCGAGCACGACTCGCGAGGCCTTCCCGGCTTGCAGTTCGATCCCAGGCGGCGTGGCATCTACCGCGCCCCGGCCATCTGGTACCGCGAGATCGTGCAACACCTGCGCGATCACGGCATCTCCTACGAGGATCAAGCCCGCGACTACCAGGGGAAGACCCGCTGGACCATTCGCGTCGACAAGCCAGCCTTTCCGCATCAGACCGAGGCCCTGGAGGCGTGGTCCGCCTCCGGGATGCGAGGGGTGGTCGTCTTGCCCACCGGCACCGGCAAGACACACATGGCAAACCTGGCCATCCATGCGGCCCAGCGGCCGACGCTGGTCGTCACGCCGACGATCGACCTGATGAACCAGTGGTTCGACGAACTGACCCTCTGCTTTGATGTTGAGGTCGGCCTGCTCGGCGGCGGCTATTACGAAATCAAGCCCTTGACCGTCACCACCTATGATTCGGCCTACATGAATATGGACCGAATCGGCAACAAGTTCGGTCTTCTTGTGTTCGACGAGTGCCACCACCTGCCCGGCCCCACCTATGGCCTGGCCTCCACCTGCGCCATTGCCCCCTTCCGCCTTGGCCTGACCGCGACTCCCGAGCGGGCCGACAACGCCCACGAACAGCTCGACCGCCTGATCGGCCCGATCATTTACCGGAAAGAGATCACCCAGCTTCGCGGCCAGTTCCTCGCCGATTACCGCGTCGAAACGCAATATGTCAACCTGAGCGAGGAAGAACAGTACCGCTACGAGTCGTGCCGCGAGGTCTACCGCACCTTCACCCGCGATCACGGCATCGACTTCCGCCGGCCCGATGCCTGGGGCCAGTTTCTCCGCCTCGCCTTCCGATCGCCCGAAGGTCGGATCGCCTATCAAGCCTATCGCGAACAGCGCGAGCTGGCCCTGGCCGCACCGGCGAAGCTCCAACTGCTGGGCCGGTTGCTCGACCACCACCACGGCGACCGCATCATCATCTTTACGCACGACAACGCGACGGTCTATCAAATTGCCCGCCGATTTCTGGTTCCGGTCATCACCCACCAGACCAAGACCAAGGAACGCAGGGAAGTGCTGCTGCGATTCAACGACGGGCGATTCCCGATCGTCGCCACCAGCCGCGTTCTGAACGAAGGGGTGAACGTTCCCGAAGCGAACGTGGCGATCATCCTCTCGGGCACGGGTTCCGTGCGTGAGCATGTGCAACGCCTCGGACGCATTCTCCGCAAGCGGGGAGACAAGGAAGCGGTTCTTTACGAAGTGATCACGCGAGGAACCGTGGAAGAGTTCACCTCCAGCCGTCGCCGCAAGCACAGTGCCTACGGCGGCGGCTAA
- the dnaB gene encoding replicative DNA helicase has translation MSPYANGHGNGHHPRNAAPSSAPPDDRLPPQNLEAERGVLGSILLDNEVLHDVVPLLRPDDFYRDAHQTLYTVIRELYDLGRPVDTLLLAEELQRREQYDRLGGDELIGSIINSVPHAANALHYAVIVREKSVLRQLIGGAHEILKDSYDSIKSADEVLQNAERQVFRIAEEQATGETVDLQDIVTEAMDRIALRSESRHPITGTASGLLDLDDITTGFQGSQLIILAARPSMGKTAIALNICENVALTQNKAVLFVSLEMGKLEIADRMLGARAKVDGHKLRTGQGLNQRDMTMLGRAYDELRAGAPVLIDDTPTRNMLQITANARRIKLRQAKTSQDLGLIMVDYIQLIEPDSGEGRDSRQEQIAKISRRLKTLARELNVPVVALSQLNRGVENREDRRPRMADLRESGAIEQDADLVLLLHRPEYYDPNDQPGIAELIVAKNRNGRTDTVKLTFLKNFMRFENLAAVADGPIDAGTF, from the coding sequence ATGTCCCCCTACGCCAATGGTCACGGCAACGGTCATCACCCCAGAAATGCCGCCCCGTCGTCGGCACCGCCCGACGACCGTCTGCCCCCTCAGAACCTCGAAGCCGAGCGCGGCGTGCTCGGCTCGATCTTGCTCGACAATGAAGTCCTCCACGATGTCGTGCCGTTGCTCCGGCCCGACGACTTCTACCGCGATGCCCACCAGACGCTCTATACCGTCATCCGAGAGCTGTACGACCTCGGCCGACCCGTCGACACCCTGCTCCTGGCCGAGGAACTCCAGCGCCGCGAGCAATACGATCGCCTCGGCGGCGACGAGCTGATCGGCTCGATCATCAACAGCGTGCCCCACGCCGCGAATGCCTTGCATTACGCGGTCATCGTCCGTGAGAAGTCGGTCCTTCGTCAGCTCATCGGCGGTGCCCACGAGATCCTCAAAGATAGTTACGACAGCATCAAGTCGGCCGACGAGGTCCTCCAGAACGCCGAGCGTCAGGTCTTCCGGATTGCCGAGGAGCAGGCCACCGGCGAGACGGTCGACCTGCAGGACATCGTCACCGAGGCGATGGACCGGATCGCCCTCCGATCCGAGTCTCGCCACCCGATCACCGGGACCGCCAGCGGCCTGCTCGACCTCGACGACATTACCACCGGGTTCCAGGGGTCGCAGCTCATCATTCTGGCCGCCCGCCCGAGTATGGGGAAAACGGCCATTGCCTTGAATATCTGTGAGAACGTTGCCCTGACCCAGAACAAGGCCGTTCTCTTCGTCTCGCTCGAAATGGGCAAGCTGGAGATCGCCGACCGAATGCTCGGCGCCCGGGCCAAGGTCGACGGCCACAAGCTCCGGACTGGCCAGGGGCTCAACCAGCGCGACATGACCATGCTCGGCCGCGCGTACGATGAACTGCGGGCCGGCGCCCCTGTCCTGATCGACGACACGCCGACCCGCAACATGCTCCAGATCACGGCCAATGCCCGCCGGATCAAGCTTCGCCAGGCCAAGACCAGCCAGGACCTCGGCCTGATCATGGTCGACTACATCCAGCTGATCGAGCCCGACTCGGGCGAAGGGCGCGACAGCCGACAGGAGCAGATTGCCAAGATCAGCCGCCGCCTCAAGACCCTTGCCCGAGAGTTGAACGTGCCCGTCGTCGCCCTCTCTCAGCTCAACCGAGGCGTCGAGAACCGCGAGGACCGCCGCCCCCGCATGGCCGACCTCCGCGAGTCGGGGGCCATCGAGCAGGACGCCGACCTTGTGCTCCTCTTGCACCGGCCCGAGTATTACGACCCCAACGATCAGCCTGGCATCGCCGAGCTGATCGTCGCCAAGAACCGAAACGGCCGCACGGACACCGTGAAGCTCACCTTCCTCAAGAACTTCATGCGGTTCGAAAACCTCGCCGCGGTCGCCGACGGCCCGATCGACGCCGGGACCTTCTGA
- a CDS encoding single-stranded DNA-binding protein: MADFNKVFLIGRLTHDPELRYTPSGAPVSDLRLATSRVYNTKDGDRREETLYIDITVWNRQAENCCQYLKKGSQIHVDGFLKMDSWEDRNSGERRTKIKVEADRVQFLDSRRSDDSGASSSRHDVEYDEPPAREPRRAAPESSEPRGASNGSGPRPYAPPPRRPAPSHDEQGDEDIPF; this comes from the coding sequence ATGGCCGACTTTAACAAGGTGTTCCTGATCGGACGCCTGACCCATGACCCCGAGCTGCGATACACCCCCAGTGGGGCTCCGGTCAGTGACCTTCGACTGGCCACCAGCCGCGTTTACAATACCAAAGACGGGGATCGCCGCGAGGAAACCCTGTACATCGACATCACCGTCTGGAACCGTCAGGCCGAGAACTGCTGCCAGTATCTCAAGAAGGGCAGCCAGATCCACGTCGACGGCTTCCTGAAAATGGATTCCTGGGAAGATCGGAACAGCGGCGAGCGACGGACGAAGATCAAGGTCGAGGCCGATCGCGTTCAGTTCCTCGATAGCCGCCGCAGTGACGACTCCGGGGCCTCCTCCTCCCGGCACGATGTCGAGTACGACGAACCTCCGGCCCGAGAACCCCGACGGGCCGCTCCCGAAAGCAGTGAGCCCCGAGGGGCCTCCAACGGCTCCGGCCCCCGACCGTACGCTCCTCCTCCTCGCCGACCGGCCCCCAGCCACGACGAACAAGGCGACGAGGATATCCCGTTCTGA
- the rplI gene encoding 50S ribosomal protein L9 — protein sequence MAKTPSKTKQAKAAAKAARAKSHTQSQSQAAQAILGTTRRPGWERRHNHPTRPKNGYMHVLLTNKVAKLGEPGDLVKVRPGYARNFLLPQGLATFATPHNLRIVEKHRSRLKALEEAKRSDLQNLAAQLSQRSITIEANANEEGHLYGSVNAQQIAAALATDGVQIDAESVRIEGPLKELGFYSIPIHLGMEITGEVKLWVVPTHVEGDEGGA from the coding sequence ATGGCCAAGACCCCCAGCAAGACCAAGCAGGCCAAGGCCGCCGCCAAGGCGGCCCGAGCCAAGTCCCATACCCAGTCGCAGAGCCAGGCGGCCCAGGCCATCCTTGGCACCACGCGACGACCGGGTTGGGAACGCCGACACAACCACCCGACCCGACCGAAGAACGGCTACATGCACGTCCTCTTGACCAACAAGGTCGCCAAGCTCGGTGAGCCGGGCGATCTGGTCAAGGTTCGACCGGGATACGCGCGCAACTTCCTGTTGCCGCAAGGCCTTGCGACCTTTGCCACGCCGCACAATCTTCGGATCGTCGAGAAGCATCGCTCGCGACTCAAGGCCCTGGAAGAAGCCAAGCGTTCCGACCTCCAGAATCTCGCCGCTCAGCTCTCCCAGCGCTCGATCACCATCGAGGCCAACGCCAACGAGGAAGGTCACCTCTACGGCTCGGTCAATGCCCAGCAGATTGCCGCCGCCCTGGCGACCGATGGCGTGCAGATCGACGCCGAGAGCGTTCGGATCGAAGGGCCGCTCAAGGAGCTTGGCTTCTACAGCATCCCGATCCACCTGGGCATGGAGATCACCGGCGAGGTCAAGCTCTGGGTGGTCCCCACGCACGTCGAGGGAGACGAAGGGGGGGCCTGA
- a CDS encoding HAD family hydrolase gives MTTPAAPLRAVAFDMDGLIFDTEALFFRVAAEMLADRGKTFTHEMMAAMIGRPESEAGPALIAMAGLTESPEALLAEARQRFDALVDTAVHPMPGLFTLLGRLQELGIPRAVATSTRRAYALRLLGNHRLIEHFAFVLGGDEVSRGKPNPEIYQTAAARLGVAPSSMLVLEDSPAGVSAARAAGAFVVAIPHDHSPASGLAHAHEHADRLDDPRILALFAS, from the coding sequence ATGACCACCCCCGCCGCCCCCCTCCGCGCTGTTGCCTTCGACATGGACGGCCTGATCTTCGATACTGAGGCCCTCTTTTTCCGTGTTGCAGCCGAGATGCTTGCCGACCGCGGCAAGACCTTCACGCACGAGATGATGGCTGCCATGATCGGCCGCCCCGAGTCGGAGGCGGGTCCCGCCCTGATCGCCATGGCCGGGTTGACCGAATCTCCCGAAGCCCTTCTGGCCGAGGCCCGACAGCGGTTCGACGCCCTCGTCGATACGGCAGTTCACCCCATGCCCGGGTTGTTCACCTTGCTTGGTCGGTTGCAAGAGCTTGGCATTCCCCGCGCCGTGGCGACCTCGACCCGACGGGCCTACGCGCTCCGGTTGCTCGGCAATCACCGCCTCATCGAACACTTCGCCTTCGTCCTTGGCGGTGATGAAGTTTCCCGAGGCAAACCCAACCCGGAAATCTACCAGACCGCCGCCGCCCGCCTCGGGGTCGCTCCCTCGTCGATGCTTGTCCTCGAAGACAGTCCTGCCGGCGTTTCCGCCGCCCGAGCCGCCGGCGCCTTCGTCGTCGCCATCCCCCACGACCACAGCCCCGCCTCAGGACTGGCCCACGCTCATGAGCATGCCGATCGCCTCGACGACCCCCGCATCCTGGCCCTCTTTGCGTCCTGA